A region from the uncultured Draconibacterium sp. genome encodes:
- a CDS encoding SDR family oxidoreductase → MSTMNQFGRKGWTPELMKSQKGKTFLITGTTSGTGFEATRILLAKGASVVMLNRNDRKSAEVIALLKQKLGNDIDVSFIRLDLADQASVKKAAAEVLEKVTRIDALMCNGAIAQVPKQQFTVDGWESQMGTNHYGHFTLQALLYPLIEKSKGRIVTVGSMGYNMGIKTIKFDDLNWDKDYTPNNAYSQSKLAQIMCIYELQDRLKRAGKTAVKAYACHPGSSRTALIKTSGSLMMRITFGLMKLSPLTQPAEKGAYPELMCATEDNLDQEAFYGPTGRSNWVGPVGAHPIEPHAKDKAVAKKLWDLSEKETGVSWNL, encoded by the coding sequence ATGAGTACAATGAATCAATTTGGAAGAAAGGGCTGGACCCCCGAGTTAATGAAATCGCAAAAGGGTAAAACATTTTTAATTACAGGTACCACCAGCGGTACAGGTTTTGAAGCAACCCGAATACTCCTGGCTAAGGGTGCAAGTGTTGTAATGTTAAATCGCAATGACCGGAAATCAGCCGAAGTTATTGCGCTCTTGAAACAAAAGCTTGGTAACGATATTGATGTATCATTTATACGTTTAGACCTGGCCGACCAGGCTTCGGTAAAAAAAGCAGCAGCTGAGGTGTTGGAGAAAGTAACACGTATCGACGCATTGATGTGCAACGGAGCCATTGCCCAGGTGCCCAAACAGCAATTTACTGTTGATGGTTGGGAAAGCCAGATGGGGACCAATCATTATGGCCATTTTACACTACAGGCATTGCTGTATCCATTGATTGAAAAATCAAAGGGGCGCATTGTAACCGTAGGTAGCATGGGTTATAATATGGGTATAAAAACCATAAAATTTGATGATTTAAACTGGGATAAAGATTATACTCCGAATAATGCCTATAGTCAGAGTAAATTGGCGCAAATAATGTGTATTTATGAATTACAGGACAGATTAAAAAGGGCCGGTAAAACAGCTGTAAAAGCCTATGCCTGTCATCCGGGGTCTTCCAGAACCGCGCTGATTAAAACAAGTGGCAGTTTGATGATGAGGATTACCTTTGGTCTGATGAAATTGTCTCCGTTAACACAACCTGCAGAAAAAGGCGCTTATCCGGAATTAATGTGTGCCACCGAAGACAATTTAGACCAGGAAGCTTTTTATGGGCCAACAGGACGAAGCAATTGGGTTGGCCCCGTTGGAGCGCATCCGATTGAGCCACACGCAAAAGACAAAGCTGTAGCTAAAAAATTGTGGGACTTATCGGAAAAAGAAACCGGTGTTTCGTGGAATTTATAA